From Alloacidobacterium dinghuense:
TCCGCGATATGAACGGTGTGATTACTTATTGGAACCGCGGCGCCGCAGAGTTGTACGGATGGGAGGCCGAACAGGCAATCGGACGACGTACGGACGACCTCTTGCGAACTGTCTTTCCAGGACCGCTCGAAGAGGTTCAAGCTGAGTTGTTAGGAACAGGGCGTTGGGAGGGCGAGCTTGAGAAGAAGAAAGCCGATGGAACCGCAGTCTTGGTGGCGAGCCGATGGTCGTTGCAGCGAGGGGAGCACGAGAGCCCTATAGCGATTCTGCAAAGTGAAAATGACATTACCGAACGCAGGCGGCGCGAGGACGAAATCCGCAGTCTGAACTCGGAACTGGCGCGGCGCTCCACGGAACTTACGTCTATCAACAAGGAGCTGGAGGCCTTCGCATATTCGGTATCCCATGACTTACGTGCCCCCCTTCGCCACATGGTCGGCTATACAGAGTTGCTACAAAAGAATGCGTTCACAGCCATGGATGACAAGGGCCGCCGGTATATGACGATGATCCTTGAAGCGGCGAAGCGAATGGGCGTGCTGATTGATGATCTGTTGTCCTACTCGCGCATCGGACGGGTCGAGACGCGCGAGACAATGGTGAGCCTGGAACAGCTCATAAAAGAAGTTCAGGCCGAAGTATGGCAGGAAATGGAAGGACGGAACGTGACGTGGAAGGTTGGGCCGCTGCCGGAACTGTATGGGGACAGGTCGATGTTGAAACTCGTTTTTGTTAATCTCATCTCCAATGCCATCAAGTTCACCCGTAAATGCTCGCAGCCCGAAATTGAAGTTGGATATACCAACAAGCAGGCGGGCAGGGTAATCGTGTTTGTCAAAGACAATGGAGTCGGCTTTGACATGAAGTACGTTGACAAATTGTTCGGAGTGTTTCAACGTCTTCATCGGACGGATGAATTTGAAGGGACCGGGATCGGATTGGCGACAGTTCAGCGTATTATTCATCGTCACGGCGGCCAGGTCTGGGCAGAAGGACAGGTTGGAGCCGGTGCAAGTTTTTATCTTTCATTACCAAAGCCGTAGGAGCAGGAAATCATGACTGACATAGGCCGTATTTTGCTGGTGGAGGACGATCCGAAAGACGTGGAACTCACCATGACTGCGCTGGAGGAATATAACCTCAGCAATGAAGTAGTGGTTGCAAACGACGGCGAGGAAGCTTTGGATTACCTCTACTACCGGGGAAAATTCCAACGGCGTAGCGGTGACAATCCCGCGGTTCTGCTACTCGATTTGAAATTGCCAAAGGTTGATGGCCTGGAAGTGCTCGAGAAGATCAAATCGGATGAGAAGTTAAGAATGATTCCTGTAGTTGTGCTTACTTCTTCGCGGGAGGAACGCGATATGGTGGCCAGCTACAAACTCGGCGTGAACGCTTATGTTGTAAAGCCGGTAGATTTCCATGAGTTTGTGAATGCCATCAAGGAACTTGGCGTGTTTTGGGCGGTCATCAACGAGCCACCGCCCGGAAGCGTTAGAAAGAAATAAGACATCCAGTGTTGAAATCGATCACGTTTGCTTACAGCCTTGAAGTGATTGGAATCAGCTAGAGACCATACGATTGCGAATTCTCTATCTTGAAGACGAACCGAAGGACGCTGAGCTTGTTCAGGCAAGCATGGAAGTCGAAGATATTGTCTGCGACTTGACGCTGGTAGACACTGAAGCCGATTTCTTGCGATCTCTTAAACAGGGGGGTGGATTTGATCTTATTCTGGCGGACTACACACTCCCATCGTTCGATGGCATTTCTGCTCTAAAAATTGCGCAGGATATTTGTCCGGACGTTCCATTCATCTTTGTCTCTGGGACCCTGGTCGAAGAAGTTGGAATCGAGGCCCTTAAGCAGGGTGCAACAGATTATGTTTCTAAGACACGCCTGTCGAGGATTGCGCCCTCGGTGCGTCGGGCACTGCGTGAAGCAGATGAGCGATCCCAGCGCAAGGTGGCTGAGGAAGCGCTACAACGAAGCGAGGCCTATTTAGCGGAAGCCCAGAGACTCAGTCATACAGGTAGCTTTAGCTGGAAGGTGTTGAGCGGCGAGATTTATTGGTCCGAGGAGACATTTCGGATCTTCGGATTTGAGCAAGATGTTCGACCTTCGCTTGAACGAATACTGCAGCAAACTCATCCTGCAGACAGGGAACACCACCGCCTGGTTCTTGAATCTGCGGCCAAGGAAAAGAAGGATTTCGATTTTGAACATCGCCTGCTGATGGCTGATGCTTCTGTGAAGCACATCCACGTGGTAGGGCATAGGTCCAAGCAAACCGTATCGGGTGAGCTGGAATTCGTCGGGGCGGTGACGGACATTACAGAGCGCAAACGAACGGAGGCAGAGCTTCGGAATGCTCTTGATGAAATTGGGAAATTGCAGGAGCGGCTCTACAAAGAAAACATCGCGCTGCGAGAAGAAATCGATAAGACTTTCATGTTTGAGGAGATCGTGGGTGAGTCGCCAGCGTTGCGCACTGCCCTTGCCCAGGTCTCCAAAGTTGCCCCCACGGATGCCACCGTCCTGATCACTGGTGAAACCGGCACAGGGAAGGAGCTTTTCGCTCGTGCTATCCACAAACGATCCAAGCGCTCCTCGAGAGCTTTTGTGAATGTGAACTGTGCGGCGATCCCTACATCTTTGATTGCTTCTGAGTTGTTCGGCCACGAGAAGGGGGCGTTTACCGGGGCTCTGCAACGACGTCTCGGACGGTTTGAACTCGCTGAAGGTGGCACAATCTTTCTCGATGAAGTTGGCGAACTCCCACTGGAAACCCAGATTACTCTCCTTCGGGTTTTGCAAGAGCGGGAGTTTGAGCGAGTCGGAGGGACGCAGACAGTTCGTGCAGACGTGCGGGTGATCGCGGCAACCAATCGCAATTTACAGTCGGCTATCGCTTCCGGCGCTTTCAGGAGTGACCTGTTCTATCGCCTAAACGTATTTCCTTTGCAGATTCCTCCGCTTCGTGAAAGGGAAGAGGATATCCCTTTACTAGTTGAATATTTCATCGATCGATATGCGAGAAAGGCAAATAAGAAGATACGGACGATCGAGAAAAGGACGCTGGACCTTCTGCAATCCTATTCCTGGCCGGGTAATATCCGTGAACTGCAGAACGTTATCGAGCGGTCGATTGTCCTCTGCGAGACTGATACCTTTTCCATGGAGCAAGGCTGGCTTTGCCCGACATCATCATCCCAACTGGATCGGGACCTGCCGAACTACTCCCTTACGAGACATTCAGCGGAGGAGGAGCGGAAAATAATCGAAGCGGCCTTAGCCCAGACCCGAGGCCGAATCTCCGGTCCTGATGGGGCTGCGGCTCAGCTTGGAATGCCTGCTTCCACCCTGGAATCGAAAATCCGAGCTCTGAAAATCAACAAACATCAGTTCAAAACTGCCTGAACGCCCCCGTCTAACACTGGTCGCAAATTCACAAACTTCGCGAATTCGCGAACTTCGTGACCGTGTCGTTACGTGCAACATACCTATTTTCAAATAATTAGATCTGGCATCAAGATTGCTTGAATTAAGTCGAGTTTTGGAGAGTCATGCTGAAAATTCAGCGGTCATCGAACGGTGGCGTTGTGTTCGCACTAATTGGTCAGGTCGAGATCGAGCACGTGGCTGAGTTACAGCGACTCTTCAGTCTTGAAGACGCTAAAGATCGCATTGCTCTAGACCTGAAAGACGTGACCCTGGTTGATCGCAGCGCGGTGAAGTTTCTATCAGAGTGTGAAGCAGACAGCATAACGCTTAAGAGTTGCCCACCGTACATACGTGAGTGGATTGACCAAGAGAAGAAAAAAAGTACCCAAGAGTGAGGAGCAATATCATGCATTTCGAAGACGCATGCCAAGTTGATACAGAGTCGGCTTCTGGTTTTCAGGAAGATTTCAGTCAGGCCAAGGGAACCTCGAACCAGATTCGCACTACCGACGATTTGGGAACAGCATTCTCACGCATCGGGCAAGAGATACAAGTGGGATCTCAGGTTCGGTTTCGGATCGTATTGGAAGGGCGGACACGCCCCCTGCATCCAGTGGTCTATGATCACGCCTACACGATCGGACGCGAGGCTCTGCTCAATGCATTCCGTCACTCTGAGGCGACACGTGTTGACCTTCACCTTGAGCACACGCCGGCCAGGCTATGCATGACCATTCGGGACAATGGGAGGGGCATATCGGGTGACCAGCTGTGCACGGGTTGCAATGGTCTTTCCTGGATAAAAAATCTCGCGGAACGAATGGGTGGAAGACTCAAGTTGCTCAGCCGCGCTAAGGCTGGAACTGAAGTCCTATTATCAATACCCGGTCACTTAGCCTTTGCCGCAGAGATAACGGTTCGTCGGAAATTGGCGGCTGCCTGAGGAGAACTTAAACCCTTTCGCTGCCTAAAGAAGTCGCAACTCTTGAGGCACGGCTTCGAGAGTGCTTTATGATTCGCGATTCCGGAGGAAACGGCTGACGCCGTTGAGCCATTTGCGCGGGGCGCGTGGATTTTCTTCAAAGGCAATGTTGCCAGGAATGTTGAGTTCTACCTCCGTTCCAGCGTCATGGCGGCTCATGACCTTGAATTTCGCGCCAATCCTCCCTGCTCGTTCCCGCATGCCTACCAGGCCCCAGTGCCCGTCGCGCCCTGCGCCGACAACTTTAGGGTCGATTCCACGGCCATCATCACGGATTACCATTCGCAAGTGATCCGCGGAGTAATCGAGCAGTACCTCAATTTTCCTGGCCTGAGCATGCCGGAAGGCGTTTACTAAGGCCTCCCGGCCAATGCTGTAAACGTCGTCACGGATGACGGACCGCAACGGGATCGATCGTCCATCTACGGCCACATGAAAATCAACCCCATCTTGTATACCCAGCTGCTGCGGAATGAGTGAAAGGGAAGTGCTGAGATCACGCGGGTTGTCGATGGACGATCGCAGTCCGCGAACCGCGCCGCGGCCTTCTTCGATGAGAGGTCCCATCAATTGCATAATCCGGCTCATTGTCGTCCGTGCAGGTGACTCCTGCGGCAATTGATCCATTGCCACATGAAGTTGCATCGAGACACTGAGCAGGCCTTGCAGAAGGGTGTCATGTAAATCCTGAGCGATGCGTGTTCGTTCAGCTAGTCGCTCTTCATAGCGCACATTGAACAGCCGCGCTAACTGGCGCATCCGCAGCGAGTACACCAGTAACGCTGCCAGCCCTGAGCAGAGTACACAGGACAATCGAAACCACCATCTTTCCCAAATGGTCGGCTCAATTTCGAAACCGACCGTCATATCCGAGCCATTCCAGAGGCCGTCGCTGTTGGAAGCCATCACGTGAAATCGGTATGGATGTGCGCCGAGATTGCCGTACGTTGCTTCCCGATTCGTGGTTGGTTCACTCCATCCGTGATCGAAACCTTCGAGCCAGTAGCGATACCGGACTCGTTCAGAATTGGCCAAACTCAGTCCTACATATCGAAATGTCGCTCTCTGCGTGTTAGGCGGAAAGCGTATGTTTCCTCCGGTGTCGATCGGATTGCCATCCGCAAAAATTGCCTCGATATGGACGAGAGCCGGAGCGGAATCGACACTCGCGCGTGCAGGGTTCGCCACAGAAATACCGCGGTTTGTAGACAGCCAAATATTTCCTTGCGGATCTGTGGCAATCGACCTGCTTCGCTTTACGCCTTCCGTGCCCAACAATCCATCTTCTAGTCCATATCCCCGGACGTCTGTTTTGTTCAGAGTAGCTTGTATCAGACTGCTGCGTTTGACTCGCAACACGTGACTGGCAGTTGTTATCCAAAGCCATCCGTTTCTATCTTCTGCCATTCCGAATACGGGCTCTTGCAGAGATTCTGGAACGCCTCGAGGCACCTTGATTTGATCGCCAGCAAGGAAGGCGAGGCCGGCGGCGGTTCCGATCCACAAGACGTCATTCGAATCACGTAGGAGACAGTTCACATCTGAAGAAGGCAAACCGTCGTGATCCGTGTAGGTCTTCCAGCCTGCGGCTGTCTTAGCACTGAGTCCCTTCGGCGTGCCAAACCACATTGTTCCTTCGCCGCCCTCTTCAATCGAGGACACCGTGTCGGATGCCAAACCGTTCGCAACTGTATAGGTCGTGAAATGTCCGTCCCGTAATTCGCTAACGCCGCCACTTAGCGTTCCTGACCATATTGTGCCGTCCTGATTCTCATGCACGGCATAGACGCTGTCTTGAGCAAGGCCATCCGCCTTCGTATAGGTTTTCGTAGATAACGAACCATGGTTATAGAGAAGATGCGTTAGTCCGCCTCGCTGTCGACCAATCCACAAGTCGCCCTTCCGGCCTGCGAGGGAATAGACTACATCCTTACTCAAGCCCTCGTTGGACACACTTTCGGTCTTTCCATCCTTCAGCCAGTGCAGTCCGCCTTCGAAGGGGGCAAACCATGTCCGTCCTTCTTGGTCGACGTAGATGGGGCCAGCACCCGCTGACTGTTTTTCCCCTACCGAATAACTAACGAATGCGCTGTCGCGCAGACGCTCAATGTCGCCTGATCTTCCTACCCAGAGGTTCCCCTCTCTATCTTCAAACAAGGCGGTAACTGGCGCGTCGATCCCGCGGCCATCTTTGTACCGCGAAACTTCATCTCCGTTGACTCGGAATAGTCCTTCCGAGGTCCCCAGCCAGATGTTTGCGTCACGATCGCGGATCATGGCGAATACCGTGGAGTGACGGATTGAGGAGGGAACTCCGGTCTGCGTGAGGTTCGCCCCATTCGACTGGAAAACACCTTTCTCGGTTCCGATCCACAACTCCCCATTCTCCAAAGGCAACAAGCAGGTAATCTTGGGGCTGAGCCGTTCACTCCCTACGGCCGAAACCTGGCCGCCGCGCATAGTGAACAGTCCCTTATCCTGCGTCCCCAGCCAGATCTGCCCATCTGCATTTTCAGCGATAGATATGACCGCGGAGTTAGGTTGTGTCACATGATGAGTAGCGAGACTGGTAGCCCAACTGAAACGGCTGGAAAGTTCGTCCCCCGGAGGGATAGTGTTGGTCGCTAAAGGCGCCTGCTTTGGGGTTGGTGACCGAACGATCTCGAATCTTCCGTCGTATGAGAGCGGGCCGTAGGTTAGCGACGAGAGTAAAACTGAGCCATTCTGCTTCTTGCCGATAGCGGTGATTCCATATTCGGCCTGGTCCCGGCCCAACTCAAACTTTCCGTCATGGAGCCGCAACACTCTGGTGCTTTGCAGCAAGACCCACAGATCTCCCGCAGCGTCCGTTACGAGTCCCTGAACCGAGCCAATAGGAAACGACTCTGGTGTCGCTTGCTGGAATACGCGAAAGTTAAGGCCATCGAAGCGAATCAGGCCCTTATCTGTGCCGATCCAAAGATAACCATCACGAGTTTGCGCAATCGCAGATATCTTCCCGCCGGGGAAGTCTCTCTTTTCCCCCCACTCGTCGTGAGAGTACTGCGAGATCGTCCGGTGCGGATCCAGTGCGTGTGCCGGCGTACCAGCACACAACACGAGGAGTGTGGCGATGGCCCACCCAAAGAGCCTATGCTTGCCAAGGCGAACATCACGGTAGGTACTCGAACTTTTCAATGACGAGCTCACTGCCTTTTTCGGCCGGATACTTATCGCTTGCAACCACATACAGCATAAACTCAAGCAACTCCTGGCCGGGAGAAGGAACTCCGGATGTAAAGACATGCTCGTATACAACAGGCGCCGATGCTTGCGTGGAAGAACCGCGAACCGTCTTGAAGCTCGCCCGCCCAGGTTCCCACAGCAGCGTATGAGTCAATGTTCCCGAAGGGGCGGTAAATTGCGCTACATTTCCAGGCACATAAAAAGGCTGGATGCCATACTGGGCGTTGTACTTGCTCGTTGCATCACCCCAACGACCGAGTTCAATATCCATTTCGCGGTAATGCTGGTCTCCTCCTGAGGGATCGAAAGTGTGCATACTCATGACGGCGGCGGTTTCCAAGTGGGACGTATCGCGTACTACGAAGCGGTACGTTCCATAGCCCAGACTGCGCGTCAGAATAAGGTGTGCGCAGGTCCATTTGCCGGATTTCTTCATAATCCGCAGATGCAGGGCCCCTTGTGCATCAGACCAAACGTTATCGGCGTCATACAGATTGTTCAGGCCGCCTCTGACCGCCTGAGACGTTTGAATGTTCCAGTCGTATCCGCTGAAGTGGAGCGGCACGGTCGGCAATAGTGCCAGGGAGCCGATGCCCTTGACGATCTTTACCAGGGCCACAGAACCACCTTGGATGGGCTGCAGGTCCAGAGTTGGCGATGGATGATAGCCGGGATCCACCAACAGCGCGGCATACTCAAATCCGAGATGAGTTTCGGTGCTCCAAGTTGAGTCCGATTGAATTGGGATAAAGGGATGGTCAGGCCACGGTTGAACCCACCACGGTCCGCTGTGTGCATAGATGACGATCTGCTGTCCCGGACGCGCGCCACTGACGCGGCCCGCAATGGTATCGACTCTTTCACGGCCACCTTGAGCCGCAGGCGGAATCTTGGAGAACTCAATCGCAGGCCCAGTCTCAACTTGGCGCGATGGGCAACCAGTCAGCACAATGCAGATCGCAAGGAGTGCCTCGGTCGACACCACCCAACGTCTTTGATTCATACTGCCCTCCCACAGCCAAGTTCTCGAACCACGATCAAGCCAATCTTCTCCAACAGCAAGGCCGCGCTTAGACGAGATCCAACTTTCGCGCAAAGACGTTCAATTCATTAAAGATCCTGATACACGCTGTGTGGTTGATATTTTTCTCTCGTAGCCAGTCCTTGGCACAGTTCTACACCAGTGTGAGAGGAAACATAGACCTGCAGGTAGATTGGAGTAAGTGAAGTCTTGGAGGCAAGCCGTAGAAGGTTGACTCTACTCGGTCTCGGTCATGAGGGAGGGCGGCAGAATCAACCGGTAACGAGGAGTTTCCGGCCTGCCCTGGAATGAGCAGGCCGGTTTCATCTCAAAAGATGATCTTTGCTCCAAGCTGCGTGTTGAATGGTTCACCGGGGCCGATTCCTGGAGCCCCGTTGTAGTCACCAATTGTGTCAGAGACTATGCCGAGGCCCGAACCAACGGTATTGGAAGGCGGAGCAAAGTTCTTTCGGTTGAAGAGATTGAAGGTCTCGACACGAATCTGCACCTTGACCCGTTCGCCGATGCTCCCCGTCTTGAATACGGAGAAGTCAACATCCTCGAATCCGGGACCAAAGAGCTGGTTCCGCCTGGACGTGCCGACAAATGTTCCTGAAGGCCCGTCTGTGAATGCGTTCGGGTTGATCCAGGTGACCTGCTTGTTGGCGAACGAATGACTCACACCTGCGTACGGATCGGAGATGACCTGTGTGGCACGCTGGAATCCTTCGCCTGTTCCCGAGTTGTCACTAGAACTGTACACGGTGAATGGTGTCCCACCGTGAAGTGAGATAAGGCTATTCAGCTGCCATCCATGCGTCAACCAATGCGGCCCGGTGGATGAACCCGGTACCTCATAGGTCACATATGTACTGAACGTATTTCTGACGTCATAGTCGCTGTTGCCGTAATCACCCCTAATGTTCGTGCTGTCTTGCGGAAGGACGTTGCGCCATTGCGTCCCTTCATCCAGGCTGTGGCTCCACGTGTAGGATGCCTGGGTGCTGAGTCCATGCCAGCTCTGGATGCGCAATACCGCCTGCAGTGAGTTGTAATTTGAGTCGCCAACGCTGGCTGCTTCGTTGATGGCTCCATAAACCGGGAACGCAGCAGCATAGGGACGGCTGATTTGTTGTGTGTAAGGGTCTACGTTCGATCCCGCAGCGTTGAGAGCCGGTTGATTGATGTCGCGCAGCAGGATCAGCTTTCTGCCGGTGGCACCGACATAGCCGAGTTGTGCAACCACCTTCGAACCAAAGCCTTTCTGGATGTTCAGGCTGTAGTTCACGTCGTGCGGGTTGCGAAGATTCTGGTTGACGGAAAAAAGCCCGCAAGGGCTGACGTTGCTTGGCGTAACCACGCACCCAGTCGCGGGATCTGCTGCGATCGGCGCCAGCAATTGACCGGGCACGTATGGTATTTGTGTTTGTGCGAATGGACTCGAAAGCGTCAGGACGGGGCTCGGTCCGGCTGGATTTCCCTGAAGGCCAACGGCACCGCCATTGCCGGGGTTTTGCGATAGGAAGATGTTCAGGTTTGGCGTATCGAAGAAGAGCCCGACGCCACCGCGAATCACGATATTGCTGGGTTCTGTCGGCTGCCATGCGAACCCAACGCGCGGGCTGACACTGGTATAAATCGCCGGGTAGACCGAGCCGATCCCCGCTCCCTGAAAGACGATGCCGCCCTTGCTGGGAACGAATACCGATAGATCCTTATTGCCATTATGCAAAGGACCTTCGTAATCGTAGCGGATGCCGTAGTTCAGGTTTAGCCTGTGCGAAAGCTGCCAAGCGTCCTGACCGAAGAGGGAGAAGGTGTTAACAAATACCTGCCGCTCTGGATCTCCACGAGCGATGGTGCCTTTATACAAATAGCCGCCGAGAAAATCGGCAAGGATGAGTGTATTGGGATCTGCGTTCAGGTCGCTTGGGGTGGGATTGGTAGCCCACGGTCCCTGCGTTCCGGAAAAGGTAAACGAGCCACGCTCATCTGTGTGATAGAACTCATCGAGCTGTACCTGGCGGAATTCTCCACCAAAGCGGAACTGATGTGCTCCGACTGTCCACGAAAGTGCGTCCGTTAGATGTCCTGTGATATCGTTGCGGCCGAGCGGAGGAGTGACACCGATTTCTCCCAGCTGAGACGAGGGCGTCGAGGACGCGCCGAGTCTGATATTCGGAGCACCAAAGATAGGCGCGCCAGTATTGAAGCCGAGTGAGATCGGGTCGAAGTCAGTATTGAGA
This genomic window contains:
- a CDS encoding ATP-binding protein, with translation MTQEKTFLSRIPTVVQRYGLAILSVCIALGLSNFLYYRHFEGIEFPLFLLAVAATTWYAGTGPSVLSLVLASLAFNYYFTPPLYSFYVSVTDIPYYVMFVIFASLIAWFSAIRRRVEVNLLRSRDELQREVAIRTQQANLLNLAHDPIFVRDMNGVITYWNRGAAELYGWEAEQAIGRRTDDLLRTVFPGPLEEVQAELLGTGRWEGELEKKKADGTAVLVASRWSLQRGEHESPIAILQSENDITERRRREDEIRSLNSELARRSTELTSINKELEAFAYSVSHDLRAPLRHMVGYTELLQKNAFTAMDDKGRRYMTMILEAAKRMGVLIDDLLSYSRIGRVETRETMVSLEQLIKEVQAEVWQEMEGRNVTWKVGPLPELYGDRSMLKLVFVNLISNAIKFTRKCSQPEIEVGYTNKQAGRVIVFVKDNGVGFDMKYVDKLFGVFQRLHRTDEFEGTGIGLATVQRIIHRHGGQVWAEGQVGAGASFYLSLPKP
- a CDS encoding response regulator — translated: MTDIGRILLVEDDPKDVELTMTALEEYNLSNEVVVANDGEEALDYLYYRGKFQRRSGDNPAVLLLDLKLPKVDGLEVLEKIKSDEKLRMIPVVVLTSSREERDMVASYKLGVNAYVVKPVDFHEFVNAIKELGVFWAVINEPPPGSVRKK
- a CDS encoding sigma 54-interacting transcriptional regulator; the protein is MRILYLEDEPKDAELVQASMEVEDIVCDLTLVDTEADFLRSLKQGGGFDLILADYTLPSFDGISALKIAQDICPDVPFIFVSGTLVEEVGIEALKQGATDYVSKTRLSRIAPSVRRALREADERSQRKVAEEALQRSEAYLAEAQRLSHTGSFSWKVLSGEIYWSEETFRIFGFEQDVRPSLERILQQTHPADREHHRLVLESAAKEKKDFDFEHRLLMADASVKHIHVVGHRSKQTVSGELEFVGAVTDITERKRTEAELRNALDEIGKLQERLYKENIALREEIDKTFMFEEIVGESPALRTALAQVSKVAPTDATVLITGETGTGKELFARAIHKRSKRSSRAFVNVNCAAIPTSLIASELFGHEKGAFTGALQRRLGRFELAEGGTIFLDEVGELPLETQITLLRVLQEREFERVGGTQTVRADVRVIAATNRNLQSAIASGAFRSDLFYRLNVFPLQIPPLREREEDIPLLVEYFIDRYARKANKKIRTIEKRTLDLLQSYSWPGNIRELQNVIERSIVLCETDTFSMEQGWLCPTSSSQLDRDLPNYSLTRHSAEEERKIIEAALAQTRGRISGPDGAAAQLGMPASTLESKIRALKINKHQFKTA
- a CDS encoding sensor histidine kinase, with the translated sequence MHFEDACQVDTESASGFQEDFSQAKGTSNQIRTTDDLGTAFSRIGQEIQVGSQVRFRIVLEGRTRPLHPVVYDHAYTIGREALLNAFRHSEATRVDLHLEHTPARLCMTIRDNGRGISGDQLCTGCNGLSWIKNLAERMGGRLKLLSRAKAGTEVLLSIPGHLAFAAEITVRRKLAAA
- a CDS encoding sensor histidine kinase — encoded protein: MKSSSTYRDVRLGKHRLFGWAIATLLVLCAGTPAHALDPHRTISQYSHDEWGEKRDFPGGKISAIAQTRDGYLWIGTDKGLIRFDGLNFRVFQQATPESFPIGSVQGLVTDAAGDLWVLLQSTRVLRLHDGKFELGRDQAEYGITAIGKKQNGSVLLSSLTYGPLSYDGRFEIVRSPTPKQAPLATNTIPPGDELSSRFSWATSLATHHVTQPNSAVISIAENADGQIWLGTQDKGLFTMRGGQVSAVGSERLSPKITCLLPLENGELWIGTEKGVFQSNGANLTQTGVPSSIRHSTVFAMIRDRDANIWLGTSEGLFRVNGDEVSRYKDGRGIDAPVTALFEDREGNLWVGRSGDIERLRDSAFVSYSVGEKQSAGAGPIYVDQEGRTWFAPFEGGLHWLKDGKTESVSNEGLSKDVVYSLAGRKGDLWIGRQRGGLTHLLYNHGSLSTKTYTKADGLAQDSVYAVHENQDGTIWSGTLSGGVSELRDGHFTTYTVANGLASDTVSSIEEGGEGTMWFGTPKGLSAKTAAGWKTYTDHDGLPSSDVNCLLRDSNDVLWIGTAAGLAFLAGDQIKVPRGVPESLQEPVFGMAEDRNGWLWITTASHVLRVKRSSLIQATLNKTDVRGYGLEDGLLGTEGVKRSRSIATDPQGNIWLSTNRGISVANPARASVDSAPALVHIEAIFADGNPIDTGGNIRFPPNTQRATFRYVGLSLANSERVRYRYWLEGFDHGWSEPTTNREATYGNLGAHPYRFHVMASNSDGLWNGSDMTVGFEIEPTIWERWWFRLSCVLCSGLAALLVYSLRMRQLARLFNVRYEERLAERTRIAQDLHDTLLQGLLSVSMQLHVAMDQLPQESPARTTMSRIMQLMGPLIEEGRGAVRGLRSSIDNPRDLSTSLSLIPQQLGIQDGVDFHVAVDGRSIPLRSVIRDDVYSIGREALVNAFRHAQARKIEVLLDYSADHLRMVIRDDGRGIDPKVVGAGRDGHWGLVGMRERAGRIGAKFKVMSRHDAGTEVELNIPGNIAFEENPRAPRKWLNGVSRFLRNRES
- a CDS encoding TonB-dependent receptor, giving the protein MLIRMTRWLQCLAIIMAAWALWILPGNAQTFRGGINGIVTDSSGAAVSGANVQAVNNDTRQLHQTVSSSAGEFTFEDIPLGSYTITVSAVGFQTVKTTNVPVSAGAVYNLPVKVSPASANTTVEVMASALALETTSPTQTSTIAARSMQDVPLNARDFTQLIALTPGFAGYSANGTDGSLNGTRANQINWQIDGVDNNDAWHNIPAVNQSGVSGIAGVILPIDAIESFSVQTQSAPEAGRNPGGTVNLGLKSGTNLFHGTAYYFNRNEFFGAGSPFQDTKQKVRNYNVGGSVGGPILRDKLFFFGAFEKQDFVIGLSGRSTQPSTAYQALAEALLTEHNVPINSATQNLLNTMWPASALTGPAAPNNYASSDPENGYSYNGLFKLDYNINDHNSLSFHWFSGEGNSAAPAGSDLLWYYQTAPTHIQNYAIVVNSQLSPSITNQVLVGVNYFNQVFLDLNTDFDPISLGFNTGAPIFGAPNIRLGASSTPSSQLGEIGVTPPLGRNDITGHLTDALSWTVGAHQFRFGGEFRQVQLDEFYHTDERGSFTFSGTQGPWATNPTPSDLNADPNTLILADFLGGYLYKGTIARGDPERQVFVNTFSLFGQDAWQLSHRLNLNYGIRYDYEGPLHNGNKDLSVFVPSKGGIVFQGAGIGSVYPAIYTSVSPRVGFAWQPTEPSNIVIRGGVGLFFDTPNLNIFLSQNPGNGGAVGLQGNPAGPSPVLTLSSPFAQTQIPYVPGQLLAPIAADPATGCVVTPSNVSPCGLFSVNQNLRNPHDVNYSLNIQKGFGSKVVAQLGYVGATGRKLILLRDINQPALNAAGSNVDPYTQQISRPYAAAFPVYGAINEAASVGDSNYNSLQAVLRIQSWHGLSTQASYTWSHSLDEGTQWRNVLPQDSTNIRGDYGNSDYDVRNTFSTYVTYEVPGSSTGPHWLTHGWQLNSLISLHGGTPFTVYSSSDNSGTGEGFQRATQVISDPYAGVSHSFANKQVTWINPNAFTDGPSGTFVGTSRRNQLFGPGFEDVDFSVFKTGSIGERVKVQIRVETFNLFNRKNFAPPSNTVGSGLGIVSDTIGDYNGAPGIGPGEPFNTQLGAKIIF